Below is a genomic region from bacterium.
CACATTCGCATCGTGTTGTAACCGATATCACCAAGTGCAATTCGTTTGTATTTGCTCTTGTCAGCATTCAAAGTATCTTTACGCTCGACTTCGTCACGAGGTATTACACCCCGATCGGATGTAATTGCCAGAAGGGAAAGATCGGGATTGGTTTCTTTACGCTCATTGAAGCATGTACCAAGTTTGCAAGCCTTCCACCCCTCCGGCATCTCACCTTTTTTCTTAGCATGTTTGCCGAACTCCGGGAATCGCATTCGGCCGTAGAGAAGTTGCTGCATCAGTCCTTTTTTCAGCCGCTGTTTGGCATTAATAAGCCTGCCTACCTGCTCAATAGCCCTGTCCCAGGCAGAAAGTATTTCAGCTATTTTTTTCTGCTCGGGAAGAGGAAGGGGGGGGATTTTGTATGCTGAAAATTCAGATTTATTAACTATCGGCACCGCTTGTTCAGAAGCCAATGATTTTATTCTGGGAGATAATTTAAGAAGAGCATAGTAAAGGAATTCTTTTGTATCCTTATTCTTGGGAATACAGCATTAATCTGTTGATTTGTCGCTAAAACCTTTCCGGCTATGGCTACTTTTCCAATAGTTGAGCCAATACATGTAAAAAGAGTACTTCCGACAGGAATCTTTCTGCATACACCAAAACCGTCATTCGATAATTTTTTTGCCGAATCGAAAACATATTTACCGTTATCCAAGTCAGCCGGGCCAACAAATAGAAACTTATTACCATAATATTCTGATTTTTTAGTGCTCGGCGTAGATACTGTAATAACCTTTGCAACATCCTGGATGCGGACACATCCCCACTCCTCCGGAATCCACCCGACTTTGGTCTTCTTATACCCCGGCCTGTTTTCGTTGCGCTTGGTCACTTCTTCCTCCCCCTACCTTTTTCCGGAATCTTCTTCGCGGCCTCCTCAAGCTGTTTCACATAGTCAGCTTCGCCCAGAGCTTCTTTGTGTTTTCTGCGGCGGACAGCGAATTTTTCATATTCTGCCTTTGCGTAGTCCTCAGCTTCTTTTTTGCTGACTTTTCCGGCACTGGGCAGAACCTTACGATCGTTGAAGCGGAGAAATTCATCCAGTTTTTGTTCCCAATCTTTGAGAAAGATTTGCTTGCGCCGTTTTGCCTGATCCTCTGCAAAGTCCAGCCACATAGTCACGATCCGGTTAAGTCCGTCTATTTCCTTCTCGTTCAGATAGTTCTTGGCTATAGTTACATCGGTTTTGCGTACTTCATCACCATTCCAGTTGGTCAATCCCATATTGGGAAACTGATAATCCGCCCGGCTTTTGACGATTTCCGCAGCAGTCATTCCGGTGGCAGCATAGTGCAATTTATTCTGTATAATGCTGAAAAACTTTGTAGTTTCCGGAAGCGTTGGTTCATAATCGGCAGCCATGGCGAAAATCTCTCTGACCCGCAGGTACATCCGGCGTTCACTGGCCCGGATGTCGCGTATGCGTTCGAGCATCTCGTCGAAGTAGTCCGGGGCACCAGAACCTGCCGCAGGCGGATTCTTCAGTCGTTCGTCATCCATGGTAAAGCCTTTGACAATATACTCTTTCAGCCGTTCAGTCGCCCAAATACGGAAACGGGTGGCAATCAGGCTTTTTACCCGGTAACCAACGGAAATAACCACATCAAGGTTGTAAAAGGTCATCTTCCGGCGGACAGTTCTTTTTCCTTCCAGACGAACTACCGAGAAATCCTCGGTAGTTGAGTCACGGCCCAACTCACCTTCGTCATAGATGTTTTTCAGGTGAAGGGAGATGTTGTCTGCTGAGCATTGAAAGAGCCTGGCCATGTCGGATTGAGTCATCCAAAGGGTTTCGTTTTCGAGACGTACGTCGATTTTCACCCGTCCATTTTCGGTTTTATAGACAATGAGTTCTCCTCCGGACGGAACTATTTTCTGATGGTTGTTTTTCATAATCCCAATTCCTTCAGATACTTATTCAGCTCCATCTGTGTCTTTTCCAGTTCCGCCTCAAGTTCCTGAATCTCTTTTTGAACAGCGGGAATATCAATATCCTCTTCTTCTTCAAATGTATCAGCATAGCGGGGAATATTCAGATTAAATTCATTCTCTTTGATTTCATTAAAAGCAGCGCGATATGAGTATTTATCTATGGTTTTAAAATTCTTATAGGTATTTACAATTTTCTCAATATCCTGTTTCCGCAGTTTATTCTGATTTTTGCCGGATTCAAATTCTCTGCTGGCATCAATAAAAAGTACATCAGTATTTTTGCCTTTACCTTTATTAAAAATTATAATTGCTGCGGGGATACCTGTTCCGAAGAAAAGATTTGCCGGCAAACCGATAACTGTTTCAATCAGAT
It encodes:
- a CDS encoding virulence RhuM family protein; amino-acid sequence: MKNNHQKIVPSGGELIVYKTENGRVKIDVRLENETLWMTQSDMARLFQCSADNISLHLKNIYDEGELGRDSTTEDFSVVRLEGKRTVRRKMTFYNLDVVISVGYRVKSLIATRFRIWATERLKEYIVKGFTMDDERLKNPPAAGSGAPDYFDEMLERIRDIRASERRMYLRVREIFAMAADYEPTLPETTKFFSIIQNKLHYAATGMTAAEIVKSRADYQFPNMGLTNWNGDEVRKTDVTIAKNYLNEKEIDGLNRIVTMWLDFAEDQAKRRKQIFLKDWEQKLDEFLRFNDRKVLPSAGKVSKKEAEDYAKAEYEKFAVRRRKHKEALGEADYVKQLEEAAKKIPEKGRGRKK
- a CDS encoding restriction endonuclease subunit S, whose translation is MPKNKDTKEFLYYALLKLSPRIKSLASEQAVPIVNKSEFSAYKIPPLPLPEQKKIAEILSAWDRAIEQVGRLINAKQRLKKGLMQQLLYGRMRFPEFGKHAKKKGEMPEGWKACKLGTCFNERKETNPDLSLLAITSDRGVIPRDEVERKDTLNADKSKYKRIALGDIGYNTMRMWQGVSAVSTLEGIVSPAYTICTPKNGHSSRDFSDISLSIRP
- a CDS encoding restriction endonuclease subunit S, whose product is MTKRNENRPGYKKTKVGWIPEEWGCVRIQDVAKVITVSTPSTKKSEYYGNKFLFVGPADLDNGKYVFDSAKKLSNDGFGVCRKIPVGSTLFTCIGSTIGKVAIAGKVLATNQQINAVFPRIRIQKNSFTMLFLNYLPE